From the genome of Malus sylvestris chromosome 6, drMalSylv7.2, whole genome shotgun sequence, one region includes:
- the LOC126627529 gene encoding UPF0426 protein At1g28150, chloroplastic-like translates to MSVFIVNSPSCALWKSKKPGPGFIKPPTSPKQQVPRSSSRRKLRLGNGNGIKAFFFNPNEEPILREALKEPVAFMGGMFAGLLRLDLNEDPLKDWVSRTVEATGITEEEIVADGLKPAGESPLQIEIE, encoded by the exons ATGTCTGTGTTTATTGTGAATTCTCCTTCGTGTGCACTG TGGAAATCGAAGAAGCCTGGCCCTGGGTTTATTAAACCACCGACATCACCGAAGCAACAGGTTCCCAGAAGCAGCAGCCGCAGAAAATTGCGTTTGGGGAACGGCAATGGGATTAAGGCGTTTTTCTTCAATCCCAACGAAGAACCCATCCTCAGAGAAGCGCTTAAG GAGCCAGTTGCCTTCATGGGAGGGATGTTCGCTGGTCTTTTACGGCttgatttgaatgaagatccACTCAAGGATTGGGTTTCAAGGACTGTGGAAGCCACTGGAATCACCGAGGAAGAAATTGTTGCTGACGGGTTAAAACCAGCAGGAGAATCCCCGCTACAGATTGAGATTGAATAA
- the LOC126627450 gene encoding uncharacterized protein LOC126627450 isoform X2 — protein MATGTEEVVLKEEEERMVRMGSYGGMVRLLTVTATAKSEEEEEEKEKEECSYEAAAEEIMLLWGIQQPTLSKPNAFVSQACLELKLDACGHSLSIFQSPSSLNTPGVTGAVMWDSGVVLGKFLEHASDAELLPLQGKKVVELGSGCGLVGCIAALLGGQVVLTDLPDRLRLLRKNIEVNLRHGNMRGSAKVMEFTWGDDPDPELTEPPPDLGNNQLSGGETTIFLAGELRNDAVLEYFLECAMKDFVIGRLDQRQWHPEYCSSRVVLYVLVRK, from the exons ATGGCCACTGGCACTGAAGAAGTAGtattaaaagaagaagaagaaagaatggttaGGATGGGATCGTACGGAGGAATGGTTAGGCTGCTGACGGTGACGGCAACGGCGAAAtcagaggaagaggaagaagaaaaagaaaaggaagagtgTTCGTATGAAGCAGCTGCGGAGGAGATAATGCTGCTGTGGGGAATCCAACAGCCAACTCTCTCCAAGCCAAACGCTTTCGTCTCTCAAGCTTGTCTTGAACTGAAACTGGATGCGTGTGGCCATTCACTCTCCATTTTCCAGTCCCCTTCTTCCTTG aatacaccTGGGGTCACCGGTGCTGTCATGTGGGACAGTGGAGTTGTATTGGGGAAGTTTCTAGAGCATGCTTCAGACGCGGAGTTACTACCTCTTCAAGGGAAGAAAGTTGTTGAACTGGGCTCTGGCTGTGGATTAGTCGG CTGCATTGCTGCTCTTCTAGGCGGTCAAGTTGTGCTcacggatcttcctgatagaCTGAGACTACTGAGaaagaacattgaagtcaaccTGAGACATGGAAACATGCGAGGTTCAGCTAAAGTGATGGAATTCACATGGGGAGATGATCCTGATCCAGAACTGACTGAACCTCCACCTGATTTGGGTAACAAT CAACTCTCCGGAGGCGAAACGACAATCTTTTTGGCTGGAGAACTTCGAAATG ATGCTGTCCTTGAATACTTCTTGGAGTGTGCAATGAAGGATTTTGTAATTGGGCGTTTGGACCAGAGACAGTGGCATCCAGAATATTGCAGCAGCCGTGTTGTGTTATACGTTCTCGTGAGGAAGTGA
- the LOC126627450 gene encoding uncharacterized protein LOC126627450 isoform X1, whose translation MATGTEEVVLKEEEERMVRMGSYGGMVRLLTVTATAKSEEEEEEKEKEECSYEAAAEEIMLLWGIQQPTLSKPNAFVSQACLELKLDACGHSLSIFQSPSSLNTPGVTGAVMWDSGVVLGKFLEHASDAELLPLQGKKVVELGSGCGLVGCIAALLGGQVVLTDLPDRLRLLRKNIEVNLRHGNMRGSAKVMEFTWGDDPDPELTEPPPDLVLGSDVIYSEEAVLDLLSALQQLSGGETTIFLAGELRNDAVLEYFLECAMKDFVIGRLDQRQWHPEYCSSRVVLYVLVRK comes from the exons ATGGCCACTGGCACTGAAGAAGTAGtattaaaagaagaagaagaaagaatggttaGGATGGGATCGTACGGAGGAATGGTTAGGCTGCTGACGGTGACGGCAACGGCGAAAtcagaggaagaggaagaagaaaaagaaaaggaagagtgTTCGTATGAAGCAGCTGCGGAGGAGATAATGCTGCTGTGGGGAATCCAACAGCCAACTCTCTCCAAGCCAAACGCTTTCGTCTCTCAAGCTTGTCTTGAACTGAAACTGGATGCGTGTGGCCATTCACTCTCCATTTTCCAGTCCCCTTCTTCCTTG aatacaccTGGGGTCACCGGTGCTGTCATGTGGGACAGTGGAGTTGTATTGGGGAAGTTTCTAGAGCATGCTTCAGACGCGGAGTTACTACCTCTTCAAGGGAAGAAAGTTGTTGAACTGGGCTCTGGCTGTGGATTAGTCGG CTGCATTGCTGCTCTTCTAGGCGGTCAAGTTGTGCTcacggatcttcctgatagaCTGAGACTACTGAGaaagaacattgaagtcaaccTGAGACATGGAAACATGCGAGGTTCAGCTAAAGTGATGGAATTCACATGGGGAGATGATCCTGATCCAGAACTGACTGAACCTCCACCTGATTTGG TGCTAGGCTCTGATGTAATCTATAGTGAGGAAGCAGTGTTGGATTTGTTGTCTGCATTACAGCAACTCTCCGGAGGCGAAACGACAATCTTTTTGGCTGGAGAACTTCGAAATG ATGCTGTCCTTGAATACTTCTTGGAGTGTGCAATGAAGGATTTTGTAATTGGGCGTTTGGACCAGAGACAGTGGCATCCAGAATATTGCAGCAGCCGTGTTGTGTTATACGTTCTCGTGAGGAAGTGA